GGCCGAGCTGGATCGTGCCGAAGTGGTGGGGCACGACGAGGTGCCGGCCGGTGTGGTAACCATGAACTCGCGCGTGCACTGCCGCGAGGAGAGCAGCGGCAAGGACTACCACCTGACTCTGGTCTACCCGGAGGATGCCGGTGGCGAAGGCAAGGTCAGCATCCTTGCGCCAGTCGGTTGCGCCCTGCTCGGCCTGTCCGTCGGCCAACACATCGACTGGCCGGCGCCAGGTGGCAAGCAGCTCAAGCTGACATTGCTGGAAGTCGAATACCAGCCGGAAGCAGCGGGCGAGTACGACCGCTGAACGGCGTTTAAGCAGGAAGCCCACATCCGGGCGAGTGCAACCCTCAGGGCTTCACTGCCGGCGGCGGATTATCGATAGCGCTGTGTCAGGCCTGCTGCAGTGCCGCATTCAGAGCATTCTCCAGCTCGCTCTTGTAGCGCAGGTAGTGCACGGTCTGCGCCCGCTGCCCGGCCAGTACGGCAGACAGGTCGAGGTCGGTGATGTAGCAGGGATAGCGTTCGCCACCGGCACGCTGAACGATGATGTGCTGTGCCACGGCGCGATACAATTCGCGACCGTATTCCAGTTCGGAAAACTCGCGGTGGTTGCAGTACAGCGTGACATGGCGTTGACGACCGTCGCCCGGCTCGACGATGGCCTGCACGTCGTAGAACGGGTGGCTGACCTGCGACTCGGGCGCGGGTCTGCGCTCCAGGCGCTGGGCGCGCAATGGTGCCGCCGGCAGCAACTGGTAGTAGAGGATTTCCAGCGCGGGCTGGCTGTCGGCGCCCTCGAGCGGCAGCATGGCATTGCGCCGATACAGCAGTGACTGCAGGAAGCGATGGATCGGTGTCAGCAGGCTTTGCTCGTCGCGAAATGGCAGGCGTCTGCGCCACAGGGCGTTGTGCTCGTCGAGCAGGGTCAGCTCGGCCTCACCGCTGCTCTCGTGCACGCGGTAGAACACCTGCAGGCACTGTGGGCGGCCCATGGGCAGGATCAGCGCCAGGTCGTCGCCCTCGAGTGCATGGCGATCCAGGCGCAGCGGGCTGTAGCGCTCCTGTTCGGCGCCCAGATGGTCGAGCAGGGCCGGCACGTCACCCAGAGCGGTGTGGCTGACCTGGCCGGGGGCCAGTTGCAGAACGTGATAATGCTGGCGCACCTGCACCAGGTAGCGTGATGGGTACCCTTCGGCGTAGCTGTCGAGCAGGTCGCGCAGCAGTTCTTCGACCCGTTCGGCGATGGGTTGTGCACGGTTGCGGCAGTAGCAGCGTACCTGCACCCTGGGGAGCGCGCTGCCGGGCGGCAGGCTGTTGAGCAGGTCGCGCAGGCAGTCGAGCAGGGCGTCGGCACCGTCGTAACGGCTGACCTGCAGTTCGTTCCAGCTGTTGAGCACCACCTGGTCGAGGGTCAGCACCAGGTTCTCGCGTACCCCGGAATAGCCCAGCGCGTCGGTGCGGTCGGTGGTCATGTGCACGTTCATCTGGCTGTGCTGCTTGAGCGGGTCGACGCCGACATTGACCAGCAACAGCACCTGGCTGGGAACGCTGGCTCGCAGCAGGGCGGCTTCTTCCACGGGCTGCAGGGGCAGCGGGAAGCTCTGTTGCAGGCTGCCGATCAGGTTGGACAGCTCGTATTCGGTGAGGTCGCTGGCGCCGGGGTGCAGCGACAGACGGGTGCTGCTGTCGATCACGCCGTTGCGATGGCACCAGGCAAGCAGTTCGATCAGTTCACGCGAGCGCTTCAGCGGCGCGAAGTCGGCCCATTCCTGCGTACCCAGGCTGCCGTTGAACAGCGCCCAGAGGCGTTCGTTCGGCGCTTCGGGGCTGCTGTACTGAACCAGGGTCAGGGTGTCTTCGGCCAGATCCGGGGCGATGCCGGGGTTGATGAATTCGACCTTGCCGGCCTTGCGCTCGAAGGCTGCATACAGACGTCTGCCCAGCACGTTTAGGTCGCGGTTGTTGAGCGAGCTGCCGGCCTCGGTGCTGCGGGCAAACTGCGAGAGGAAGCGGTAGCTGTAGGTCAGCTCGTTGACCAGTACGCGGCGCTCGGCGGCAACCTGGCGCACCTTCCACTGGCTGCGGCTGTCGAGCACGTTGAGTTGGCGGGCCTGCCAGCCCCATTCCCGGGTCAGACGTTCGAGCAGCAGGCGCTGCCAGCTCTTGGTGCGGCCCCGGGTCGGCGGGCGGCTGATCTTCTTGTTGACCTTCAGGTACAGGCAGCGACGGATCAGTTCGAGTCGTTCCTGGTCACAACGGGCGCTGAGGTATTCCTCCAGGCGGCGGTAGATGACGATGTAGGGGTCGAGTTCGTCGAGATCCAGACGACCTTCGAACACGGCCTGCTTGAAGCGCAGGGCCAGGCACTCGACCTGTGGGTGCTCGCTGGCGTAGACCTCGGTGAGCAGCAGCTTGAGGGCGGATTTGTAGGGCGATTCGATGCCCTTGTACAACTGCCACATGCCGGCGCCGATGAACTCTTCCGGTGGAATGCGCGCCAGATGACCGAGGTCGAGCACATCTTCGTCGCGCACGAAGCGTTTGCTCAGCAGGGTGCGGCAGTAGTCCTCATAGCGCCCTTCTTCATACACCGGCACCAGCCACCAGAGCGGTGTGCGTCCGCCGAGCCAGATGGCGGTGCGGTAGAACTCGTCGAGGAGTAGATAGTGCTGGGTGGTGCCGCAGTCGTCGGAGGTCAGTTGTGCTTCACGCGCGCCCTGGGTGAAGCGTTGCGGGTCGACCAGAAAGACATGCACCTCGGCGCCCTGCGTGGCGGCCCAGCTTTCCAGCTGATCGCACTTCTTGCGCAGCTCGTGCAGTTCCTGCGCGCTGAGGCTGGGCGAGTGGCACAGCCACAGATCCATGTCGCTTTGTTCGGCCTGTGCCACGGTGCCTAGGCTGCCCATCAGGAACAGCCCATGCAGCGGCGCGGCACCCTGGCCGCGGCGCGGTTTGTAGACGAAGGAGCGGGTCAGGCGCTGCACTTCGGCCAGGCTGTCGTCATCCGGCTCGAAACCGCTGAGGCCCGCCGGTGTGCTGGCCGAGACGTAGCCGGGTAGCAGCGGATGATTGACGTGCAGCAGCAGCGGCAAGAGCTTGAGCACCAGTTGCTGGCGCGTCGACAACGCTTCCATGGCGCGCTGCAGACGGCCCTGGTTGATCCGCAGAAAGCGTGCGCGCAGCTGTGCCAGCACCTTGCGGTCGATGCCGTCATCGATATCGGGGCGTATTTCCTGCGTGCGCGTCATGCTCGAACTCTGCTGCGGGTGTGGCAAGCCTATCAGCGGCGTGCCCTTCAGTGCAGTGCCTGATCGTTATATCGCCCGTTATGCCGCTCGCTGAAGAGCGACCGGCGATGCCGAACAGTCATGGCTGAGCAGTCTTGCGCAGGTGCACCGCCCAGAGCGCGGCACATCTGCTGTGCGACGCTCTGATTCGCGGTGGGGCGTTATGCCTATCCCATTCGCGGGTCGGGTGGCGGCGGTTTGGATCAGGCGGAGGTGGCCTGGCGGTTCGACAGTATGGTCAGCAGGCCTTGTGCATGTTCGGCAGCATCGATGCCCAGACTGGTCAGATAGCCGCCATCGGCCTGGCTGACCAGACCTTTTTCATAAAGACGGGTGATGGCGCCCTGCGCCTTGAATGAAGCGTTGTTATGCACCTTGAGCCCCTCCTGGTGGTTGTCCAGGTTATACAGGGCGAGGATTTCCAGCTCGTCGATCAGGTCAGCGGTGAATGCCTTCATGGTGACTCCGTCTTGTTGTTGTGGCGCTCCTGCAGTGTAGAGCCATGTACCGGGCTCTGACCATCGCCGCGTTGCGGGTGGGTGAGAATCAGCTTTCCGCCGGCAGTTCCGGCAGGGCGCGTAACGCCTGCTCGTACCAGGTACCATCGAAGGGGCGATCCTCGCGCAGCATGGCGTCGACTTCGTGGGCCAGCACCAGGGCCATCAGTTCGAGGATTTCCTCACGCGCATAACCGACCAGTGTCAGTTTGTTGTACACCGCCGTGGCGGCGGCCGGCTCACCACTTTCCAGCTGATTCTCGATGGCCTGGATCAGGGTGGCTTCGGCGAAGTCTTCGTCTGCGTGGTCGTCGTGTTCGCTCATCTGTTATTCCTCATGGAGTGTCGGCAGCGAAATCCAGCAAGGCCTGGCCAGTCAGGCGATAGGTGGTCCATTCGCTCTGCGGGCGGGCGCCGAAGGATTCATAGAAGTCGATGGCGGGGGTATTCCAGTCCAGCACTGACCATTCGAAGCGGCCACAACCGCGTGCCACGGCCACTTGCGCAAGATGGCGCAGCAGTGCCTTGCCGGCGCCCAGGCCACGTGCTTCGGGGCTGATGTAGAGGTCTTCGAGGTACAGGCCGTGCTTGCCCAGCCAAGTGGAGTAATTGAAGAAGTACACCGCATAGCCGATGGGCTGACCGTCGTGCTCGCAGATCAGGCCGTGGGCCGTGCTGCCGTCGGCGAACAGGCTGTCGCGGATGCCGGCAGCATCGGTCTTGACCTCATGCTCGGCCTTTTCATAGATGGCCAGTTCGGTGATGAAACGCAGGATCAGCTCGGCGTCATCAGAGGTGGCGGGGCGGATGGTCAGGGGCATTGGCGTATCTCGTGAATGGTCAGCCGTAGGTAAGGGTCAGCCACGTCAGTGGCAAACCCACCAGGCAAAGGAAACCGAATGCAGCGACCCAGGTCGTGCGCGAACCCATTGGGTCGTCCACGCGTAGCGGCAGGTTTGGGTAGCGGCCCAGCGTCAGTAGCCTCAGGGCCAGCCAGCCGGTGCTGTACAGAATGTAGCCAACCACGACCTCGAGTACGAACTCGGCGAGTAACGCCAGGCCGCGCAGCAATAATTCGAACATGGTAATTCCTTTTCCCTGATGGTTCCCGTGGGCGTTAGCGAGCCGCCAGCAATTCGCGGCCACGCAGCACCGCAGCACGCACCTGATTCGGAGCCGTGCCGCCGATGTGGTTGCGGGCATTCACCGAGCCTTCCAGGGTCAGCACGGCGAACACGTCCTGTTCGATCTGCTCGCTGAACTGGCGCAGCTCGTCCAGGCTCATCTCGGCCAGGTCCTTGCCGCTGTCGACGCCGTACTTCACCGCGTGGCCGACGATCTCGTGGCAGTCGCGGAACGGCAGACCCTTGCGCACCAGGTAGTCGGCCAGGTCGGTGGCGGTGGAGAAGCCGCGCAGCGCCGCCTCGCGCATGATTTCGCGCTTGGGCTTGATCGCCGGCACCATGTCGGCAAAGGCGCGCAGGCTGTCGCGCAGGGTATCGGCGGCGTCGAACAGCGGTTCCTTGTCTTCCTGGTTGTCCTTGTTGTAGGCCAGCGGCTGGCCTTTCATCAGGGTCAGCAGGCCGGTCAGAGCGCCGAACACGCGGCCGGTCTTGCCGCGCACCAGCTCGGGTACGTCCGGGTTCTTCTTCTGCGGCATGATCGAGGAGCCGGTGCAGAAGCGATCCGGCAGGTCGATGAACTGGAACTGCGCGCTGGTCCACAGCACCAGCTCTTCGGAGAAGCGCGACAGGTGCATCATCGCCAGCGAGGCAGCGGCGCAGAATTCGATGGCGAAGTCGCGATCCGACACGCCGTCCAGGGAGTTGCCGCCCACGGCGTCGAAGCCCAGCAGTTCGGCGGTGATCTCGCGCTGGATCGGGTAGGTGGTGCCAGCCAGCGCGGCAGAGCCCAGGGGCATGCGATTGGTGCGCTTGCGGCAGTCGACCAGGCGCTCGTAGTCGCGCGACAGCATTTCGAACCAGGCCAGCAGATGGTGGCCGAAGGTCACCGGCTGGGCAGTCTGCAGGTGGGTGAAGCCGGGCATGATGGTCTCGGCTTCGCGCTCGGCCTGCTCCAGCAGGCCCTGCTGCAGGCGGGTGATTTCGGCGAGGATCAGGTCGATCTCGTCACGCAGCCACAGGCGGATGTCGGTGGCCACCTGGTCATTGCGGCTGCGTCCGGTGTGCAGCTTCTTGCCGGTCACGCCGATGCGGTCGGTCAGCCGCGCCTCGATGTTCATGTGCACGTCTTCCAGATCGACACGCCAGTCGAAGGTGCCGGCTTCGATCTCGCCCTGGATCTGCTTGAGGCCGTCGATGATCGCGTCGCGCTCGGCATCGGTGAGTACGCCGACCTTGGCCAGCATGGTGGCGTGGGCGATGGAGCCCATGATGTCGTGGCGGTACAGGCGCTTGTCGAATTCCACCGAGGCGGTGAAGCGGGCGACGAAGGCGTCGACGGGCTCGCTGAAGCGGCCGCCCCAGGATTGGTTGGTTTTTTCGCTGCTCATGATTAGTGCTCGGAATCGGGCGGGCCACGTTGGCGGCCAGCATGGCGGACAAAGTGGGTCGATAATAACAGGGTCGAGCCGCGTTTCGCCGGGCGGCGTTCGTCGTTGGACGCGCTGGGGCATTGTCGGTTGCTTCACAAAACTGCGCTGAAGGCAGCATTTCGGTGCTTTATTTCACCCGCCAGGAGCTCTCCGGCTTGCCGGCTCGCAAGGCGAAACGGAAACTGCACCGATGCACACTCAATCGTTTGCCAAGAACAGACCCGCCGCCGTCGACGACTTCTTCGTCCCCGAACTGTGCCAGCCTGAAGCGCTGCTGAGCATGGTGCTGCTGGCCGAATTGCTGGTGCTGGTACTGGTACTCGCCGAACCGATGACGCCGGGTTTCGACTGGGTGCGGCTGGCCCTGACGTCCTTGTTCGTGCAGTGGATCGTGCTGCTCTCGGCCGCTGTGCTGTGTCGTCTGCGCCCGCTGCTGGCGCGCTTGCGTCCGGCGCTGGCCGGCGGCCTGTGCTGCGCGTTGGTGGTGGTACTGACCCTGTGTTGCACGGCGGTGGCCGACTATTACGAGCTGGGTGGGCCGCTGCCGCGCAGCGGCGAGGTGAATCTTTATCTGCGTCATGCGCTGATCAGCCTGATCATGTCCGCACTGCTGCTACGCTATTTCTATCTGCAGAGCCAATGGCGGCGGCAGGAGCAGGCCGAGCTGCGTGCGCGCATCGAGTCGTTGCAGGCGCGGATTCGCCCGCACTTCCTGTTCAACAGCCTCAACAGTATCGCCAGCCTGGTGGTGGTCGACCCGGCCAAGGCCGAGCAGGCGGTGCTGGATCTGTCCGATCTGTTTCGTGCCAGCCTGGCCAAGCCTGGCACGTTGGTGTCGTGGAAAGAGGAACTGGAGCTGGCGAAACGATATCTGTCGATCGAGCACTATCGGCTTGGCGAGCGACTACAGTTGCAGTGGGAGGTCGAGGGTGTGCCGGAGGATCTGCCGATTCCCCAGCTGACCCTGCAGCCTCTGTTGGAGAATGCGCTGATCTATGGCATCGCACCGCGTATCGAGGGTGGCCTGGTGCGGGTCGAAGCGGATTACCAGGATGGTGTGTTCAGCTTGTGTGTCAGCAATCCGTATGAAGACCGGGGCGTGCAGCACCCGTCACGGGGAACGCAACAAGCGCTGGGTAATATCGACGCGCGTCTGGCGGCACTTTTTGGGCCGTGCGCGAGTCTCAGCGTGGAGCGCCGTGACGGCCGTCATTACAGCTGTCTACGCTATCCTTGTGCGAGACTCACGCAGGAAGCCAGAGCAATATGAATGTCCTGATCGTCGATGACGAACCCCTTGCCCGCGAGCGCCTCAGCCGCATGGTCGGTGAGCTCGAGGGTTACCGGGTCCTGGAGCCCGCCGCCAGCAATGGCGAGCAGGCCCTGACCCTGATCGATAGCCTCAAGCCGGATGTGGTCCTGCTGGATATCCGCATGCCCGGCCTCGACGGCCTGCAGGTCGCGGCCAAGCTGTGCGAGCGCGAGGCGCCGCCGGCGGTGATCTTTTGCACGGCTCACGATGAATTTGCCCTGGAAGCCTTCCAGGTCAGTGCCATTGGCTATCTGGTCAAACCGGTGCGCCCTGAAAGCCTCAGCGATGCCCTGAAAAAGGCCGAGCGGCCCAATCGCGTGCAACTGGCAGCGCTGACCCGTCCTGCGGCCGAGACGGGCGGTGGCCCGCGAACCCATATCAGCGCCCGTACCCGCAAGGGCATCGAGCTGATTCCGCTGGAGCACGTGGTCTATTTCATCGCTGATCACAAATACGTGACCCTGCGTCATGAGGGCGGCGAAGTCCTGCTGGACGAACCGCTCAAGGCGCTGGAAGACGAATTCGGTGATCGCTTCGTGCGGATTCACCGCAATGCGCTGGTGGCGCGCGAGCGTATCGAGCGCCTGCAGCGTACGCCGCTTGGGCATTTCCAGCTGTTCCTCAAAGGGCTGGGCGGCGACTCGCTGGTGGTCAGCCGCCGTCATGTCGCCGGTGTACGCAAGCTGATGCAGTCTCTTTGAAGGAAGCGTCGACTGCGGCCTATGGCCGCCACCTTCTGCCGGCGCGGAGCGAGCCTGTTATGATTCGCGGCAATCGGTTTTCTGGAATTGCCCCATGTCCCGCGAAATTCGCATTGCCACCCGTAAGAGCGCCCTGGCCCTGTGGCAGGCCGAGTATGTCAAAGCTCGTCTGGAGCAGGCGCATCCCGGCCTGAAGGTCAGCCTGGTGCCCATGGTCAGTCGTGGCGACAAGTTGCTCGACGCGCCGCTGGCGAAGATCGGCGGCAAGGGGCTGTTCGTCAAGGAACTGGAAACCGCACTGCTGGAAAATGAGGCCGACATCGCCGTGCACTCGATGAAGGACGTGCCGATGGACTTCCCTGAAGGCCTGGGTCTTTTCTGCATCTGTGAGCGCGAAGATCCGCGCGACGCCTTCGTCTCCAACACCTATGACAGCCTCGATGCACTGCCAGCCGGCAGCGTGGTCGGCACCTCCAGCCTGCGCCGTCAGGCGCAATTGCTGGCGCGCCGGCCTGATCTGAAAATCCAGTTCCTGCGCGGCAACGTCAATACCCGTCTGGCCAAGCTCGATGCCGGCGAGTACGACGCCATTATCCTTGCCGCCGCCGGCCTGATTCGCCTGGGCTTCGAGGATCGCATCCGCAGCTCGATCAGCGCCGAAGACAGCTTGCCGGCGGGTGGCCAGGGCGCGGTGGGTATCGAGTGCCGCACTGCCGACGTTGATGTGCATGCCTTGCTGGCGCCGCTGCATCACCGTGAAACCGCGCTGCGCGTTACTGCCGAGCGTGCGCTGAACAAGCATCTCAATGGCGGTTGCCAGGTGCCCATCGCCTGCTACGCCCTGCTCGAAGACAACCAGCTGTGGCTGCGTGGTCTGGTTGGTCAACCGGATGGCGGCCTGCTGCTGCGTGCTGAAGCCCGTGCCGCCAGCAGCGACGCCGAGGCTCTGGGCGTACGTGTCGCCGAGGCGCTGCTGGCGCAAGGCGCCGATGCCATTCTCAAGGCCGTTTACGGCGAGGCCGGCCACCCTTGAGCGCCTGGCGCCTGTTGCTGACCCGTCCCGCCGAGGACTGTGCGGCGCTGGCGCAGACCCTGGCCGCGCAGGGTATCGCCAGTCACTGCATGCCGCTGCTGGCCATCGAGGCGCTGGATGAAACGTCCGAGCAGCGCGGCGTCTTCGCCGATCTGCAGCGCTACTGCGCGGTGATCGTGGTGAGCAAGCCCGCCGCCCGCATCGGCCTGCAGCTCTTGGCTCGACATGCTGCGCCACCGCCCGATCTGCCCTGGTTCAGTGTCGGTGCCGCCACTGCTGCGGTGCTCGCCGAGCAGGGGCTGCGCGTGTATTTTCCCGACGCGGGCGATGACAGCGAGGCGCTGCTCGCGCTACCTGAGCTGCACCGGATGATTGCTGGCGCAACGCTGCCGCGTGTGCTGATCCTGCGCGGCGAAGGTGGCCGGGAGTTGCTCGCCGAGCGCTTGCGCAGCCAGGGTGTGACCGTCGACTATCTGCCACTGTATCGCCGTGTGCTGCCGCAGTATGCGTCGGGCGAACTGAGCCGACAGGTGCGAGCGGAACGCCTGAACGGCCTGGTTGTCAGCAGTGGACAGGGTTTCCAGCATCTGTTGCAGCTCGCTGGCGATGACTGGTCGGCCTTGGCTCGGCTACCCTTGTTCGTACCCAGTCCGCGCGTTGCCGAACAGGCCCGCGCGGCGGGTGCGCAGATCGTTGTGGACTGTCGCGGCGCCAGTGCCGCGGCCTTGCAGGCAGCGCTGGAGCAGTTTCCGGCTGCCGCCCTCTAAAAGGACGGATACGTGAGCGAAGCATCCACCCCGAACACGCCAGAAGAAAAACCGGCCAGTGACGCCGTGAAACCCACGCCTGCTGCTGCGCCAGCGAGCACACCGCGCAGTGCTGGCGGCAGCAGCCTTGCCGCATTCGCCCTGCTGATTGGCCTGGCCGGTGCCGGTGCCGGCGGCTGGAGTCTCTGGCAACTGCAGCAGATGCATGGCCAGGATCAGCAGCGGGCCGAAGACCTGCAACGCACCCGTGATGACAGCGCCAGGAAGGTCGAGGAATTGGCCCAGCGCCTGGATTCACGCCTGTCCGCGCTGCCCAGTGCCGCCGAGCTGGACGAGCGCCGCCGGCTGCTGGCCAATCTGCAGAACGATCAGCAGCGCCTGAGCCAGCGCCTGGAAAGCGTGCTCGATGGCAGTCGCCAGGATTGGCGCCTGGATGAAGCCGAGCATCTGCTGCGTCTGGCAACCCTGCGCCTGTCGGCATTGCAGGATGTGGCCAGCGCCGAAGCACTGGTGACGGCTGCCGATGACATCCTCCGCGAACAGGACGACCCGGCCGCCTTCGCCGCCCGCGAGCAGCTCAGCCGCAGCCTGGAAGCGCTGCGCACCACCGAGCGCCCGGATCGTGTCGGCCTGTTCCTGCAACTGGGCGCCCTGCGTGAGCAGGCTGCTACGCTCAATCCCCTGGCGCCGACCTTCGAAGGGCAGGGCGACGTACTCTCCGACCTGGCCGCCGAAGGCGATGGCAGCGCCTGGTGGAGCGAGTGGGCGAAGACGCTTTCCGACTACTTCCGCATCGAATTCGACGCCGATCGCAACGTACGTCCGCTGCTGTCCGGGCAGAGCCTGTCGCAGGTACGCCTTAGCCTGTCGCTGGCGCTGGAACAGGCGCAGTGGGCCGCGCTGCATGGCCAGACCGGCGTCTACCAGCAGGCGCTCAGGCAGGCCGAGGAAATCCTCGATGCCCACTTCAATCTGGACAACCCGGACAGTCGCGCCCTGCGCCAGCGCTTCGGCGAGTTGGCCGATGCCAGCATCGAGGTCAAGGTGCCGGATCTGAGCGAGTCGCTCGATGCGTTGCAGGCCTACCTGCAGCGCAAGCAGGCGCAACGCCGGCAGGGGGCCGCAGCGGCCGGGGAGGCGCAATGAGACGCCTGCTCTGGCTCCTGTTATTGCTGGCCGTCGCAGCCGGGCTGTATCTGCTCAGCCTGGCCATCGAGGCTGACCGTGGTTATGTGCTGTTCGCCTACCAGGGCTTCCGTTACCAGTCTGGGCTGTGGGCGTTTCTTGGCCTGCTGCTGGTCGTGGTGCTGCTGTACTACCTGCTCAAGCTGACGCTGCGCCTGCTGCTCAGCTCGACACGTCTGGCCAACCCCTGGTCGCGCCTGCATCGTAATCGCCGTGTGCGCCTGGCCTCCGAGCAGGGCATGCTCGACCTGGCCGAAGGCCGCTGGGCGCGCGCGCAGCGTCAACTGACCCGTGCCGCCGAGGCCGATAGCCAGCCGCTGATGTACTACCTCGGTGCCGCGCGGGCCGCCAACAAACTGGGCCAATACGAACAGAGCGATGCCCTGCTGGAGCGCGCGTTGAACAGGCAACCGCAGGCCGAGCTGGCGATTGCCCTGACTCATGCCGAACTGCAACGCAACCGTGGTGACAGCGAGGCAGCGTTGCAAACCCTGCAG
This region of Pseudomonas wenzhouensis genomic DNA includes:
- the rnk gene encoding nucleoside diphosphate kinase regulator translates to MNSTPTITITRLDMQRLERLLDSLDEFGPGAEALQAELDRAEVVGHDEVPAGVVTMNSRVHCREESSGKDYHLTLVYPEDAGGEGKVSILAPVGCALLGLSVGQHIDWPAPGGKQLKLTLLEVEYQPEAAGEYDR
- a CDS encoding class I adenylate cyclase, whose protein sequence is MTRTQEIRPDIDDGIDRKVLAQLRARFLRINQGRLQRAMEALSTRQQLVLKLLPLLLHVNHPLLPGYVSASTPAGLSGFEPDDDSLAEVQRLTRSFVYKPRRGQGAAPLHGLFLMGSLGTVAQAEQSDMDLWLCHSPSLSAQELHELRKKCDQLESWAATQGAEVHVFLVDPQRFTQGAREAQLTSDDCGTTQHYLLLDEFYRTAIWLGGRTPLWWLVPVYEEGRYEDYCRTLLSKRFVRDEDVLDLGHLARIPPEEFIGAGMWQLYKGIESPYKSALKLLLTEVYASEHPQVECLALRFKQAVFEGRLDLDELDPYIVIYRRLEEYLSARCDQERLELIRRCLYLKVNKKISRPPTRGRTKSWQRLLLERLTREWGWQARQLNVLDSRSQWKVRQVAAERRVLVNELTYSYRFLSQFARSTEAGSSLNNRDLNVLGRRLYAAFERKAGKVEFINPGIAPDLAEDTLTLVQYSSPEAPNERLWALFNGSLGTQEWADFAPLKRSRELIELLAWCHRNGVIDSSTRLSLHPGASDLTEYELSNLIGSLQQSFPLPLQPVEEAALLRASVPSQVLLLVNVGVDPLKQHSQMNVHMTTDRTDALGYSGVRENLVLTLDQVVLNSWNELQVSRYDGADALLDCLRDLLNSLPPGSALPRVQVRCYCRNRAQPIAERVEELLRDLLDSYAEGYPSRYLVQVRQHYHVLQLAPGQVSHTALGDVPALLDHLGAEQERYSPLRLDRHALEGDDLALILPMGRPQCLQVFYRVHESSGEAELTLLDEHNALWRRRLPFRDEQSLLTPIHRFLQSLLYRRNAMLPLEGADSQPALEILYYQLLPAAPLRAQRLERRPAPESQVSHPFYDVQAIVEPGDGRQRHVTLYCNHREFSELEYGRELYRAVAQHIIVQRAGGERYPCYITDLDLSAVLAGQRAQTVHYLRYKSELENALNAALQQA
- a CDS encoding TIGR02647 family protein; its protein translation is MKAFTADLIDELEILALYNLDNHQEGLKVHNNASFKAQGAITRLYEKGLVSQADGGYLTSLGIDAAEHAQGLLTILSNRQATSA
- a CDS encoding GNAT family N-acetyltransferase; the protein is MPLTIRPATSDDAELILRFITELAIYEKAEHEVKTDAAGIRDSLFADGSTAHGLICEHDGQPIGYAVYFFNYSTWLGKHGLYLEDLYISPEARGLGAGKALLRHLAQVAVARGCGRFEWSVLDWNTPAIDFYESFGARPQSEWTTYRLTGQALLDFAADTP
- the argH gene encoding argininosuccinate lyase translates to MSSEKTNQSWGGRFSEPVDAFVARFTASVEFDKRLYRHDIMGSIAHATMLAKVGVLTDAERDAIIDGLKQIQGEIEAGTFDWRVDLEDVHMNIEARLTDRIGVTGKKLHTGRSRNDQVATDIRLWLRDEIDLILAEITRLQQGLLEQAEREAETIMPGFTHLQTAQPVTFGHHLLAWFEMLSRDYERLVDCRKRTNRMPLGSAALAGTTYPIQREITAELLGFDAVGGNSLDGVSDRDFAIEFCAAASLAMMHLSRFSEELVLWTSAQFQFIDLPDRFCTGSSIMPQKKNPDVPELVRGKTGRVFGALTGLLTLMKGQPLAYNKDNQEDKEPLFDAADTLRDSLRAFADMVPAIKPKREIMREAALRGFSTATDLADYLVRKGLPFRDCHEIVGHAVKYGVDSGKDLAEMSLDELRQFSEQIEQDVFAVLTLEGSVNARNHIGGTAPNQVRAAVLRGRELLAAR
- a CDS encoding sensor histidine kinase; the encoded protein is MHTQSFAKNRPAAVDDFFVPELCQPEALLSMVLLAELLVLVLVLAEPMTPGFDWVRLALTSLFVQWIVLLSAAVLCRLRPLLARLRPALAGGLCCALVVVLTLCCTAVADYYELGGPLPRSGEVNLYLRHALISLIMSALLLRYFYLQSQWRRQEQAELRARIESLQARIRPHFLFNSLNSIASLVVVDPAKAEQAVLDLSDLFRASLAKPGTLVSWKEELELAKRYLSIEHYRLGERLQLQWEVEGVPEDLPIPQLTLQPLLENALIYGIAPRIEGGLVRVEADYQDGVFSLCVSNPYEDRGVQHPSRGTQQALGNIDARLAALFGPCASLSVERRDGRHYSCLRYPCARLTQEARAI
- a CDS encoding LytR/AlgR family response regulator transcription factor — protein: MNVLIVDDEPLARERLSRMVGELEGYRVLEPAASNGEQALTLIDSLKPDVVLLDIRMPGLDGLQVAAKLCEREAPPAVIFCTAHDEFALEAFQVSAIGYLVKPVRPESLSDALKKAERPNRVQLAALTRPAAETGGGPRTHISARTRKGIELIPLEHVVYFIADHKYVTLRHEGGEVLLDEPLKALEDEFGDRFVRIHRNALVARERIERLQRTPLGHFQLFLKGLGGDSLVVSRRHVAGVRKLMQSL
- the hemC gene encoding hydroxymethylbilane synthase, which gives rise to MSREIRIATRKSALALWQAEYVKARLEQAHPGLKVSLVPMVSRGDKLLDAPLAKIGGKGLFVKELETALLENEADIAVHSMKDVPMDFPEGLGLFCICEREDPRDAFVSNTYDSLDALPAGSVVGTSSLRRQAQLLARRPDLKIQFLRGNVNTRLAKLDAGEYDAIILAAAGLIRLGFEDRIRSSISAEDSLPAGGQGAVGIECRTADVDVHALLAPLHHRETALRVTAERALNKHLNGGCQVPIACYALLEDNQLWLRGLVGQPDGGLLLRAEARAASSDAEALGVRVAEALLAQGADAILKAVYGEAGHP
- a CDS encoding uroporphyrinogen-III synthase, producing the protein MSAWRLLLTRPAEDCAALAQTLAAQGIASHCMPLLAIEALDETSEQRGVFADLQRYCAVIVVSKPAARIGLQLLARHAAPPPDLPWFSVGAATAAVLAEQGLRVYFPDAGDDSEALLALPELHRMIAGATLPRVLILRGEGGRELLAERLRSQGVTVDYLPLYRRVLPQYASGELSRQVRAERLNGLVVSSGQGFQHLLQLAGDDWSALARLPLFVPSPRVAEQARAAGAQIVVDCRGASAAALQAALEQFPAAAL
- a CDS encoding uroporphyrinogen-III C-methyltransferase, which encodes MSEASTPNTPEEKPASDAVKPTPAAAPASTPRSAGGSSLAAFALLIGLAGAGAGGWSLWQLQQMHGQDQQRAEDLQRTRDDSARKVEELAQRLDSRLSALPSAAELDERRRLLANLQNDQQRLSQRLESVLDGSRQDWRLDEAEHLLRLATLRLSALQDVASAEALVTAADDILREQDDPAAFAAREQLSRSLEALRTTERPDRVGLFLQLGALREQAATLNPLAPTFEGQGDVLSDLAAEGDGSAWWSEWAKTLSDYFRIEFDADRNVRPLLSGQSLSQVRLSLSLALEQAQWAALHGQTGVYQQALRQAEEILDAHFNLDNPDSRALRQRFGELADASIEVKVPDLSESLDALQAYLQRKQAQRRQGAAAAGEAQ